A portion of the Novosphingobium sp. KA1 genome contains these proteins:
- a CDS encoding dicarboxylate/amino acid:cation symporter, whose product MGRRLTLYIIIGMVLGIAVGWLLHATIPADDPRLVQWADYFKLLPDVFLKLIKMIIAPLVFATIVTGIAGMGDSAALGRIGGKALGWFITASLISLGLGLVLVNLFKPGVGAGLTTGSDLGKLEMGELTLRHFILEIFPSSAVDAMAQNNILQILVFSVFVGVGLTAIGEKGAIIVKVSEALSELMLQITEYVMRFAPFAVFGALASVIAKQGLGIIVTYGVLVSEFYFAMLLLWVMLFLVGGAFLRGRIVTLFRYIREPLLLSFSTASSEASLPKLFEQLDRFGVPRRISGFILPLGYSFNLDGSMIYMSFASIFIAQAYGIHVPIGTQILMLLTLMVSSKGIAGVPRASLVVIAATLSQFGLPVEGIALLLGVDTFLDMGRSATNVVGNAVATAVITRSEGMLQPLVDPDEEMPKAPAHTSSDGRAGLNIDPVQYED is encoded by the coding sequence ATGGGTCGGCGGCTGACGCTTTATATCATTATCGGCATGGTGCTGGGCATCGCCGTGGGCTGGCTGCTGCACGCGACGATCCCGGCGGACGATCCGCGCCTCGTGCAGTGGGCCGACTACTTCAAGCTGCTGCCCGACGTTTTCCTGAAGCTGATCAAGATGATCATCGCGCCGCTGGTCTTCGCGACGATCGTCACCGGCATTGCCGGCATGGGTGACAGCGCCGCGCTCGGCCGGATCGGCGGCAAGGCGCTGGGCTGGTTCATCACTGCCAGCCTGATCTCGCTGGGCCTCGGCCTGGTGCTGGTGAACCTGTTCAAGCCGGGCGTCGGCGCGGGCCTCACCACTGGTTCCGACCTCGGCAAGCTGGAAATGGGTGAGTTGACGCTGCGTCATTTCATCCTCGAGATCTTCCCGAGCAGCGCTGTCGACGCGATGGCGCAGAACAACATCCTGCAGATCCTCGTGTTCTCGGTCTTTGTCGGCGTGGGCCTGACCGCGATCGGCGAGAAGGGCGCGATCATCGTCAAGGTCAGCGAGGCGCTGTCTGAACTCATGCTGCAGATCACCGAATACGTGATGCGCTTCGCGCCTTTCGCGGTATTCGGCGCGCTCGCCAGCGTGATCGCCAAGCAGGGCCTGGGCATCATCGTCACCTACGGCGTGCTCGTCAGCGAGTTCTACTTCGCGATGCTGCTGCTCTGGGTCATGCTGTTCCTGGTCGGCGGCGCGTTCCTGCGCGGGCGGATCGTGACCCTGTTCCGCTACATCCGCGAGCCGCTGCTGCTCTCGTTCTCGACCGCATCGTCGGAAGCGAGCCTGCCCAAGCTGTTCGAACAGCTCGACCGCTTCGGCGTGCCGCGCCGTATCTCGGGCTTCATCCTGCCGCTGGGCTACAGCTTCAACCTCGACGGCTCGATGATCTACATGAGCTTCGCGTCGATCTTCATCGCGCAGGCCTATGGCATCCACGTTCCCATCGGCACGCAGATCCTGATGCTGCTGACGCTGATGGTCAGCTCGAAGGGCATCGCCGGGGTGCCGCGCGCCAGCCTCGTGGTGATCGCGGCAACGCTCTCGCAGTTCGGCCTGCCGGTCGAGGGCATCGCGCTGCTGCTCGGTGTCGACACCTTCCTCGACATGGGCCGCTCGGCGACGAACGTGGTGGGCAATGCGGTGGCGACGGCGGTCATCACCCGCAGCGAAGGCATGCTCCAGCCGCTGGTCGATCCGGACGAGGAAATGCCCAAGGCACCGGCGCATACCTCCTCGGATGGCCGCGCCGGGCTCAATATCGATCCGGTTCAGTACGAAGATTGA
- the dapE gene encoding succinyl-diaminopimelate desuccinylase, which produces MTETVQSTTDVVALAEALIACPSVTPATGMVFDCLEAQLAPLGFAVHRALSGEAPDGPVENLFAIRKGPEGSRHFAFAGHLDVVPPGEGWSSGAFAPEVRGELLYGRGAVDMKGSIAAMVAAAAQVPAEAGTISFVITGDEEGPARYGTLALIEHMRAVGEIPDLCLVGEPTSVHRLGDMMKIGRRGSVNIWLEVAGVQGHVAYPHLADNPIPRLVAMLAELDALLLDEGTDWFQASNLEVTDLTVGNPATNVIPAKASARISIRFNDLHTGESLSARVTEIAERHGGTARPVISGEAFLTEPGDFSALLAGAIRAETGVEPELSTSGGTSDARFLKDLSPVIEFGLCNATMHKRDEAVAIADLEALVKIYRRVTEAALSI; this is translated from the coding sequence ATGACCGAGACCGTGCAGTCCACCACCGATGTCGTCGCGCTTGCCGAAGCGCTGATCGCCTGCCCCAGCGTCACCCCGGCCACCGGCATGGTGTTCGATTGCCTGGAGGCGCAGCTGGCGCCGCTGGGCTTTGCCGTGCACCGGGCGCTTTCGGGCGAGGCACCGGACGGCCCGGTCGAGAACCTCTTTGCCATCCGCAAGGGCCCCGAAGGCTCGCGCCACTTCGCCTTTGCGGGGCACCTCGACGTGGTGCCGCCGGGCGAGGGCTGGTCGAGCGGGGCCTTTGCTCCCGAAGTGCGGGGCGAGCTGCTCTACGGCCGCGGCGCGGTCGACATGAAGGGCTCGATCGCGGCGATGGTGGCCGCCGCCGCGCAGGTCCCGGCAGAGGCAGGCACGATCAGCTTTGTCATCACCGGCGACGAGGAAGGCCCGGCCCGCTACGGCACCCTCGCGCTGATCGAGCACATGCGTGCGGTGGGCGAAATTCCCGACCTCTGCCTCGTCGGCGAGCCGACTTCGGTGCACCGCCTTGGCGACATGATGAAGATCGGCCGCCGCGGTTCGGTGAACATCTGGCTGGAAGTCGCGGGCGTGCAGGGCCATGTCGCCTACCCGCACCTGGCCGATAACCCGATTCCCCGGCTGGTGGCGATGCTTGCCGAACTCGACGCGCTGCTGCTCGACGAGGGGACCGACTGGTTCCAGGCCAGCAACCTCGAGGTGACCGACCTCACGGTCGGCAATCCCGCCACCAACGTGATCCCGGCCAAGGCCTCGGCGCGCATCTCGATCCGCTTCAACGACCTGCATACCGGCGAAAGCCTGTCCGCACGGGTCACCGAGATTGCCGAGCGCCACGGCGGCACCGCCCGTCCGGTGATCTCGGGCGAGGCGTTCCTGACCGAGCCGGGCGATTTCTCCGCCCTGCTGGCCGGGGCCATCCGCGCCGAGACCGGTGTCGAGCCGGAGCTTTCGACCAGCGGCGGCACGTCCGACGCGCGCTTCCTCAAGGATCTGTCGCCGGTCATCGAGTTCGGCCTGTGCAACGCGACCATGCACAAGCGCGACGAGGCAGTGGCGATCGCCGATCTGGAAGCGCTGGTGAAGATCTATCGCCGCGTGACAGAAGCGGCGCTGTCTATCTGA
- a CDS encoding S1/P1 nuclease: MKKTMTTLAAMAGLAAATLATPAMAWGALGHRTVAAIALENVKPGTRAQIAALLRHQGELDTPECSARTLQDAATWPDCIKNKDERWRFAFTSSWHYHDQPVCGLFDLKTECRDGNCVTAQIDRNERLLADRKLATALRLEALIFVTHFVGDVHQPLHVGENHDQGGNKVETGYGEATGFNLHYVWDGLLAERAITAANPPLVRRYSAEEKARLATGKTEDWARESWEISRDVIYPAAYGGTLPCDVKGGDLKGGGVKDAKATWSEAAIEAAVPIVDKRIQQAGLRLARMLDEALG, translated from the coding sequence ATGAAAAAGACGATGACGACGCTGGCCGCGATGGCCGGGCTTGCCGCCGCCACGCTCGCCACCCCGGCCATGGCCTGGGGCGCGCTCGGCCACCGCACCGTCGCGGCGATCGCGCTGGAAAACGTGAAGCCGGGTACGCGCGCGCAGATCGCCGCGCTGCTGCGCCACCAGGGCGAGCTCGATACCCCTGAATGCAGCGCCAGGACGCTACAGGATGCCGCCACCTGGCCGGACTGCATCAAGAACAAGGACGAGCGCTGGCGCTTCGCCTTCACCTCGTCCTGGCACTATCACGACCAGCCGGTCTGCGGCCTGTTCGACCTCAAGACCGAATGCCGCGACGGCAACTGCGTGACCGCGCAGATCGACCGCAACGAACGCCTGCTCGCCGACCGCAAGCTGGCGACGGCATTGCGGCTCGAGGCGCTGATCTTTGTCACCCATTTCGTGGGGGACGTGCACCAGCCGCTCCATGTCGGCGAAAACCACGACCAGGGCGGCAACAAGGTCGAGACCGGCTATGGCGAGGCCACCGGTTTCAATCTCCACTACGTGTGGGACGGGCTGCTGGCCGAACGGGCCATAACCGCGGCGAACCCGCCGCTGGTGCGCCGCTATTCCGCCGAGGAAAAGGCCCGCCTCGCCACCGGCAAGACCGAGGACTGGGCGCGCGAATCGTGGGAGATCAGCCGCGACGTGATCTATCCGGCGGCCTATGGCGGCACGCTGCCCTGCGACGTGAAGGGGGGCGACCTGAAGGGGGGGGGCGTGAAGGACGCCAAGGCGACCTGGAGCGAGGCTGCCATCGAGGCGGCGGTGCCGATCGTCGACAAGCGCATCCAGCAGGCGGGGCTGCGTCTGGCCAGGATGCTCGACGAAGCGCTGGGCTGA
- a CDS encoding glutathione S-transferase family protein gives MKLIIGNKNYSSWSLRGWLACKQSGLHFDEITVPLYGDEWDTQRASNDLAPSHGKVPILWDGDAVVWDSMAIVEYLADKVGRDRFWPKADDARAMARSMVAEMHSSFFALRRACPMNVRMRVEGVTLGDDVRADIVRVLTLWAEARARFGGGGPFLFGTFSAADVFYAPIVSRFLTYGIGVPGFAQAYMQAVWEHEWMQQWIHAAQTEEWVIEQFEAPVK, from the coding sequence GTGAAGCTGATCATCGGCAACAAGAACTACTCCAGCTGGTCGCTGCGCGGCTGGCTGGCGTGCAAGCAGTCCGGCCTGCATTTCGACGAGATCACCGTTCCGCTCTATGGCGACGAATGGGATACGCAGCGCGCTTCCAACGACCTTGCCCCCAGCCATGGCAAAGTGCCGATCCTGTGGGACGGCGATGCCGTTGTCTGGGACAGCATGGCCATCGTCGAATACCTGGCCGACAAGGTGGGCCGCGACCGCTTCTGGCCCAAGGCCGATGACGCCCGCGCCATGGCGCGCTCGATGGTCGCCGAGATGCATTCCAGCTTCTTTGCGCTGCGCCGGGCCTGTCCGATGAATGTCCGCATGCGGGTGGAAGGCGTGACGCTGGGCGATGACGTGCGCGCCGACATCGTGCGCGTGCTTACGCTCTGGGCCGAGGCGCGCGCCCGTTTCGGGGGCGGCGGGCCGTTCCTGTTCGGCACCTTCAGCGCCGCCGACGTGTTCTACGCGCCGATCGTCAGCCGCTTCCTGACTTACGGCATCGGCGTGCCCGGCTTCGCGCAGGCCTATATGCAGGCGGTGTGGGAGCATGAGTGGATGCAGCAGTGGATCCACGCCGCCCAGACCGAGGAATGGGTGATCGAACAGTTCGAAGCACCGGTGAAGTGA
- a CDS encoding inorganic phosphate transporter yields MDHSLALPLLIGLVALALAFDFLNGLHDAANAIATVVATRLLSPVVAVLFAAFGNFAAYWIMGLHVAETVGKGIIDKDAVTPAVVFGALVGAMFWNVLTWIKGIPSSSSHALIGGLLGAGIAAAGPGVVESEGTFKTVIAIVASPVLGFVIAMAMMLVTSWLFKGTTPRQSNSVFKTLHLFSSAAYSISHGGNDAQKTMGIIAVLLYSTGHLQGGFHVPEWVVLACYTAISVGTLSGGWKIIKTMGSKLTKLNHHSGFCASTAGSIVVFGASAMGIPVSTTHAITGSVVGTGAARRASAVRWSVASRVIVAWVVTIPASAVVGALFYEITRLF; encoded by the coding sequence ATGGACCATTCGCTTGCCCTGCCGCTGCTGATCGGCCTTGTCGCGCTCGCCCTCGCGTTCGACTTCCTGAACGGGTTGCATGACGCGGCCAACGCCATCGCCACGGTCGTCGCCACGCGCCTGCTCTCGCCGGTCGTTGCCGTGCTGTTTGCGGCTTTCGGCAATTTCGCCGCCTACTGGATCATGGGCCTCCACGTCGCCGAGACGGTGGGCAAGGGCATTATCGACAAGGATGCGGTGACGCCGGCGGTGGTGTTCGGCGCGCTGGTCGGCGCGATGTTCTGGAACGTGCTGACCTGGATCAAGGGCATCCCGTCCTCGTCCAGCCATGCGCTGATCGGCGGCCTGCTGGGCGCCGGCATCGCCGCGGCCGGTCCGGGCGTGGTCGAATCGGAAGGCACCTTCAAGACGGTGATCGCCATCGTCGCCTCGCCGGTCCTGGGCTTCGTGATCGCGATGGCCATGATGCTGGTGACCTCGTGGCTGTTCAAGGGCACCACGCCGCGCCAGTCGAACAGCGTGTTCAAGACGCTGCACCTGTTCTCGTCCGCCGCCTATTCGATCAGCCACGGCGGCAACGACGCGCAGAAGACGATGGGCATCATCGCCGTGCTGCTCTATTCCACCGGCCACCTCCAGGGCGGTTTCCACGTGCCCGAATGGGTCGTGCTGGCCTGCTATACGGCGATTTCCGTGGGCACCCTCTCGGGCGGCTGGAAGATCATCAAGACGATGGGCTCCAAGCTCACCAAGCTCAACCACCACTCGGGCTTCTGCGCCTCGACGGCGGGTTCGATCGTGGTGTTCGGCGCCAGCGCCATGGGCATTCCGGTCTCGACGACCCATGCGATCACCGGTTCGGTGGTCGGCACCGGCGCCGCCCGCCGCGCCAGCGCCGTGCGCTGGTCGGTGGCGAGCCGGGTGATCGTCGCCTGGGTGGTGACGATCCCGGCGAGCGCCGTGGTCGGCGCGCTGTTCTACGAGATCACGCGGCTCTTTTGA
- a CDS encoding DUF47 family protein: MRQIAVLPYRTIGPAVDAPIQILLITSRNSRRWVIPKGGLMKGLLPHAAAAAEAEEEAGVLGAACPVPLGSYRYRKQRASGASVWADVDVFPFAVTEELDSWDEQHQRERRWFSLADAAKAVDEEDLRALIRSFGAREFRAAASPARLIGAMADRMADKTGINTMFAWFQKLLPQQGNFFDLFEQQAATLVAGADALARLAQGGPGRAQHIREIEEREHDADNITREVLQTVRRTFLTPFDRSAITSLITTMDDAIDEMQQVAGAVNLYEVSEFEPEMRDMAAIIVDAARLTAEIMPLLRKIADNGHRLHELTERLVRMEGHADEIHARGLKRVFKEDTGPNGKTGDALHFIVRQEMFKRLERVVDRFEDVANEIDGLVIDHA, encoded by the coding sequence ATGCGCCAGATCGCCGTTCTTCCCTATCGTACCATCGGCCCCGCGGTCGATGCACCGATCCAGATCCTGCTGATCACCTCGCGCAATTCGCGCCGCTGGGTCATTCCCAAGGGCGGGCTGATGAAGGGGCTGCTGCCCCACGCCGCCGCCGCTGCCGAAGCGGAAGAAGAGGCGGGCGTGCTGGGCGCGGCCTGTCCGGTTCCGCTGGGCTCGTACCGCTATCGCAAGCAGCGCGCCTCGGGTGCCTCGGTCTGGGCGGATGTCGACGTATTTCCGTTCGCCGTCACCGAAGAGCTTGACTCGTGGGACGAACAGCACCAGCGCGAACGCCGCTGGTTCTCGCTCGCCGACGCCGCTAAGGCGGTCGACGAAGAGGATCTTCGCGCGCTGATCCGCTCCTTCGGTGCGCGCGAGTTCCGCGCCGCGGCCAGCCCCGCGCGCCTGATCGGCGCGATGGCTGACCGGATGGCCGACAAGACAGGGATCAATACAATGTTTGCCTGGTTCCAGAAGCTGCTTCCGCAGCAGGGCAATTTCTTCGATCTGTTCGAACAGCAGGCCGCGACGCTTGTCGCCGGTGCCGACGCGCTGGCGCGTCTGGCGCAGGGCGGCCCGGGCCGCGCGCAGCACATCCGCGAGATCGAGGAACGCGAACACGACGCGGACAACATCACCCGCGAAGTGCTCCAGACCGTGCGCCGCACGTTCCTGACGCCGTTCGACCGTTCGGCGATCACCAGCCTCATCACCACGATGGACGATGCCATCGACGAGATGCAGCAGGTGGCCGGCGCGGTGAACCTCTACGAGGTCAGCGAGTTCGAGCCCGAGATGCGCGACATGGCGGCGATCATCGTCGACGCCGCGCGCCTCACCGCCGAGATCATGCCGCTGCTGCGCAAGATCGCCGACAATGGCCACCGCCTGCACGAGCTGACCGAGCGCCTGGTGCGCATGGAAGGCCATGCCGACGAGATCCACGCCCGCGGCCTCAAGCGCGTGTTCAAGGAAGACACCGGCCCCAACGGCAAGACCGGCGACGCGCTGCACTTCATCGTCCGCCAGGAGATGTTCAAGCGTCTCGAACGCGTGGTCGACCGGTTCGAGGACGTCGCCAACGAGATCGACGGTCTCGTCATCGATCACGCCTGA
- the yihA gene encoding ribosome biogenesis GTP-binding protein YihA/YsxC produces the protein MEEEQAELLEQARKLFSGPVTFLKSAPALKFLPESGEPEIAFCGRSNVGKSSLLNALTGRKSIARTSVTPGRTQELNFFDVGEPLQFRLVDMPGYGFAKAPPKVVETWRRLVRDYLRGRVELKRTLLLVDSRHGVKDVDADMMKMLDEAAVGYRIVLTKADKIKASELEKVHAETIAEARKHPAAYPEVHITSSEKGMGIAELRAAVFADSLI, from the coding sequence ATGGAAGAAGAACAGGCAGAACTGCTCGAGCAGGCGCGAAAGCTCTTTTCGGGACCGGTGACGTTCCTGAAGAGCGCGCCCGCGCTCAAGTTCCTGCCCGAATCGGGCGAGCCGGAGATTGCCTTCTGCGGCCGCTCGAACGTCGGCAAGTCCTCGCTGCTGAACGCGCTGACCGGCCGCAAGTCGATCGCGCGCACCTCGGTGACGCCGGGGCGCACGCAGGAACTCAATTTCTTCGACGTCGGCGAGCCCTTGCAGTTCCGCCTCGTCGACATGCCCGGCTACGGCTTCGCCAAGGCGCCGCCCAAGGTCGTCGAGACCTGGCGCCGGCTGGTGCGCGACTATCTGCGCGGCCGCGTGGAACTGAAGCGCACGCTGCTGCTGGTCGATTCGCGCCACGGCGTGAAGGATGTCGATGCCGACATGATGAAGATGCTGGACGAGGCCGCCGTCGGGTACCGCATCGTCCTCACCAAGGCGGACAAGATCAAGGCGAGCGAGCTGGAAAAGGTCCACGCCGAGACCATCGCCGAGGCGCGCAAGCACCCGGCGGCCTATCCCGAAGTGCACATCACCTCGTCGGAAAAGGGCATGGGCATCGCCGAACTGCGTGCTGCGGTGTTTGCCGATTCGCTGATCTGA
- the yidC gene encoding membrane protein insertase YidC yields MEKQRNIILAVVLTALVLFGWEQGVAYFYPNANKPKVEQTAAPSADPASAAKPTREGGLRDAAEVALEQQDLKTALTHGGRVPIQAPGVSGSINLTGALLDDLVLNRHRETVEKNSGPVRMFSPSGTPAQQFAQFGWVSPGSMAPSAGTVWSAPAGAKLTPATPVTLTWDNGHGQVYALTFKVDDNYMITADQQVVNKGTAPVTVQPFALVNRTDRTAAAYAWTLRTGGIGAFDGSVEFGPKYSDLVTAGTQDQAGKVDWIGFTDVYWMSAVIPVNAKATGSFRSLGNQLYRADAVYEQSVIQPGQALTRETKLFAGAKEHAVLDAYEKQGVTNFGLAIDWGWFRWFEKPIFWLLVKLFALVGNFGVAIILLTAIVRGIMFPVAQRGFASMAAMRAIQPKMKAIQERYKDNKEQQQLEIMKLYKEEKVNPLAGCLPMFLQIPVFFALYKVLNLAIEMRHQPFVLWIKDLSAPDPLHILNLFGMLPFTPPAFLGIGVLALLLGVTMYLQFKLNPQQMDPAQQQVFALMPWFMMFIMAPFASGLLVYWITSNLLAIGQQKLLYVMHPQLKAQAEKEAQDKARAREREKKA; encoded by the coding sequence GTGGAAAAGCAGCGCAACATCATACTGGCGGTCGTCCTGACCGCGCTCGTGCTCTTCGGCTGGGAGCAGGGCGTCGCCTATTTCTACCCGAACGCCAACAAGCCCAAGGTGGAACAGACCGCCGCGCCGAGCGCCGATCCGGCCAGCGCCGCCAAGCCGACCCGCGAGGGCGGACTGCGTGACGCCGCCGAAGTGGCGCTGGAGCAGCAGGACCTCAAGACCGCGCTGACCCACGGCGGCCGCGTGCCGATCCAGGCGCCCGGCGTGTCGGGCTCGATCAACCTCACTGGCGCGCTGCTCGACGATCTCGTGCTCAACCGCCACCGCGAGACGGTCGAGAAGAACTCCGGCCCGGTCCGCATGTTCTCGCCCTCGGGCACCCCGGCGCAGCAGTTCGCGCAGTTCGGCTGGGTCAGCCCGGGCAGCATGGCGCCGAGCGCCGGCACCGTCTGGAGCGCACCTGCCGGGGCGAAGCTGACCCCGGCTACCCCGGTCACCCTGACCTGGGACAACGGCCATGGGCAGGTCTACGCGCTGACCTTCAAGGTCGACGACAACTACATGATCACCGCCGACCAGCAGGTGGTGAACAAGGGCACGGCGCCCGTCACCGTCCAGCCCTTCGCGCTGGTCAACCGCACCGATCGCACCGCCGCCGCCTATGCCTGGACGCTGCGCACCGGCGGCATCGGCGCTTTTGACGGCTCGGTCGAGTTCGGCCCCAAGTACAGCGATCTGGTGACCGCCGGTACCCAGGACCAGGCCGGCAAGGTCGACTGGATCGGCTTCACCGACGTCTACTGGATGTCGGCGGTGATCCCGGTGAACGCCAAGGCCACCGGCTCGTTCCGCTCGCTGGGCAACCAGCTCTACCGTGCCGATGCCGTCTACGAGCAGAGCGTGATCCAGCCCGGCCAGGCGCTGACCCGCGAGACCAAGCTCTTCGCCGGCGCCAAGGAGCACGCCGTGCTCGACGCCTACGAGAAGCAGGGCGTCACCAACTTCGGCCTCGCGATCGACTGGGGCTGGTTCCGCTGGTTCGAGAAGCCGATCTTCTGGCTGCTGGTGAAGCTCTTCGCGCTTGTCGGCAACTTCGGCGTCGCCATCATCCTGCTGACCGCCATCGTGCGCGGCATCATGTTCCCGGTCGCCCAGCGCGGCTTCGCCTCGATGGCCGCGATGCGTGCGATCCAGCCGAAGATGAAGGCGATCCAGGAGCGCTACAAGGACAACAAGGAGCAGCAGCAGCTTGAGATCATGAAGCTGTACAAGGAGGAGAAGGTGAACCCGCTCGCCGGCTGCCTCCCGATGTTCCTGCAGATCCCGGTGTTCTTCGCGCTCTACAAGGTGCTGAACCTGGCGATCGAGATGCGCCACCAGCCCTTCGTGCTGTGGATCAAGGACTTGTCCGCGCCCGACCCGCTGCACATCCTCAACCTGTTCGGCATGCTGCCCTTCACGCCTCCCGCCTTCCTCGGCATCGGCGTGCTGGCCCTGCTGCTGGGCGTCACCATGTACCTGCAGTTCAAGCTGAACCCGCAGCAGATGGATCCGGCGCAGCAGCAGGTCTTTGCCCTGATGCCGTGGTTCATGATGTTCATCATGGCGCCCTTCGCCTCGGGCCTGCTGGTCTACTGGATCACCTCCAACCTGCTTGCGATCGGTCAGCAGAAGCTGCTCTACGTGATGCACCCGCAGCTCAAGGCGCAGGCGGAGAAGGAAGCCCAGGACAAGGCTCGTGCCCGCGAGCGCGAGAAGAAGGCCTGA
- the yidD gene encoding membrane protein insertion efficiency factor YidD produces MKRVFALLARLPGLLLIGIARAWQLGPSQVLPPSCRYSPSCSQYAIIAVRKHGAIKGGWLAFKRLLRCQPWGGHGYDPVPD; encoded by the coding sequence GTGAAGCGCGTGTTCGCCTTGCTTGCACGCCTTCCGGGCTTGCTTCTTATCGGCATCGCCCGCGCCTGGCAGCTTGGCCCTTCGCAGGTTCTGCCGCCCTCCTGCCGCTATTCGCCCTCCTGTTCGCAGTACGCGATCATTGCAGTGCGCAAGCACGGTGCGATTAAGGGTGGCTGGCTGGCGTTCAAGCGTCTATTGCGCTGCCAGCCTTGGGGTGGGCACGGCTACGACCCGGTGCCGGATTGA
- the rnpA gene encoding ribonuclease P protein component: protein MTAAYTTMTRRADFVAANGGLRVARPGFVLLARPNGGQGQRAGITVTKKIGNAVVRNRMKRRFRALLRELLAGHGLADTDHVLIGREGGVERDFALLREELLAALARAQAGKGDPPRRKGPRKPRK from the coding sequence ATGACCGCCGCCTATACCACCATGACCCGCCGGGCCGACTTTGTTGCGGCCAATGGCGGCCTTCGCGTGGCGCGGCCGGGATTCGTGCTTCTGGCCAGGCCCAATGGCGGGCAGGGGCAGCGGGCGGGCATCACCGTCACCAAGAAGATCGGCAATGCCGTCGTGCGCAATCGCATGAAGCGGCGCTTCCGTGCGCTTCTGCGCGAGCTTCTGGCCGGGCATGGCCTTGCCGATACCGACCATGTGCTGATCGGCCGCGAAGGCGGGGTGGAGCGCGATTTCGCGCTGCTGCGCGAGGAACTGCTGGCGGCGCTGGCGCGGGCCCAGGCCGGCAAGGGTGATCCGCCCCGGCGTAAAGGCCCGAGGAAACCGCGTAAGTGA
- the rpmH gene encoding 50S ribosomal protein L34: protein MKRTFQPSRLVRARRHGFRARTATVGGRKVLRARRARGRSKLSA, encoded by the coding sequence ATGAAGCGCACTTTCCAGCCCAGCCGCCTTGTCCGCGCCCGCCGTCACGGCTTCCGCGCCCGCACGGCGACCGTCGGTGGCCGCAAGGTTCTTCGTGCGCGCCGCGCCCGCGGCCGTTCGAAGCTCTCGGCCTGA